A window of Photobacterium sp. GJ3 contains these coding sequences:
- the pabB gene encoding aminodeoxychorismate synthase component 1: protein MKYSAASQLQVEQLDYRKDALLSWFEPLSAQPWAMLLRSAAEGHPDNRYDILVADPIATLESRGQMNTITDRDGNQDTRQQDPFALLNELQHTLLPETDTVADLPFVGGALGYFAYDLGRQVEKMPSLAMQDIQAPEMAVGLYNWALIADHHLQRLTLVAPDTAERLCWLNQQRAPAQASPAFALTSEWQANMTVDSYTSKFNQVQAYLKAGDCYQINLAQRFQARYQGNEWQAYQKLEQSNGAPFSAFIRLRENAVLSVSPERFLKLNQRQIETKPIKGTRPRSADPVQDQANAEALSLAEKDRAENLMIVDLLRNDIGRVAIPGSVRVPSLFAIESFPAVHHLVSTVTAELDPAKHSAADLLKACFPGGSITGAPKVRAMEIIEALEPHRRSVYCGSIGYISRCGRMDTSITIRTLITEQNQIFAWAGGGVVADSDAASEYQETLDKLSKILPIL from the coding sequence ATGAAATATTCTGCTGCCTCTCAACTTCAGGTTGAACAACTGGACTATCGCAAGGATGCTCTCCTGAGCTGGTTCGAACCCTTATCTGCTCAGCCATGGGCCATGCTGCTGCGTTCTGCTGCTGAAGGACATCCGGACAATCGCTACGACATTTTAGTCGCAGACCCGATTGCAACCTTGGAATCCCGGGGGCAGATGAACACGATCACTGACCGTGATGGCAATCAGGACACCCGGCAGCAAGACCCTTTTGCACTGCTGAACGAACTGCAGCATACCTTACTGCCTGAGACTGACACCGTTGCCGATTTACCTTTTGTGGGGGGCGCGCTGGGCTATTTTGCTTACGATCTGGGACGGCAGGTAGAGAAAATGCCTTCATTGGCGATGCAGGATATTCAGGCCCCTGAGATGGCCGTTGGCCTTTATAACTGGGCGCTGATTGCAGATCATCACCTGCAACGGCTGACACTGGTTGCCCCGGACACAGCAGAGCGACTGTGCTGGCTGAATCAGCAACGCGCCCCTGCTCAGGCTTCACCGGCGTTCGCGTTAACATCGGAATGGCAGGCGAACATGACGGTGGACAGCTACACCTCGAAATTTAATCAGGTGCAAGCCTATCTCAAAGCTGGGGACTGTTATCAGATCAATCTGGCCCAACGCTTTCAGGCCCGATACCAAGGGAATGAGTGGCAAGCCTATCAGAAACTCGAACAATCCAATGGTGCGCCTTTTTCTGCCTTTATCCGCTTGCGGGAAAACGCCGTTCTGTCCGTCTCGCCGGAGCGTTTTCTGAAACTGAACCAACGCCAGATTGAAACCAAACCGATCAAAGGCACCCGGCCACGATCAGCCGATCCGGTTCAGGATCAGGCGAATGCAGAAGCTTTGTCTCTGGCAGAAAAAGATCGGGCGGAAAACCTGATGATCGTCGACCTGCTGCGCAACGACATTGGTCGGGTGGCCATCCCAGGTTCAGTCCGTGTACCAAGCCTGTTTGCGATTGAAAGCTTTCCGGCCGTGCATCATCTGGTCAGCACAGTTACCGCTGAACTCGACCCGGCGAAACACAGTGCCGCGGATCTGCTGAAAGCCTGCTTCCCCGGTGGTTCCATCACAGGCGCACCGAAAGTAAGGGCGATGGAAATTATTGAAGCGCTGGAACCCCATCGTCGCAGCGTCTATTGCGGCAGTATTGGTTACATCAGCCGGTGTGGCCGGATGGACACCAGCATTACTATCCGCACCCTGATCACTGAGCAAAACCAGATCTTTGCCTGGGCAGGTGGCGGCGTGGTGGCAGACAGCGATGCAGCCAGTGAATATCAGGAAACACTGGACAAGCTGAGTAAGATTCTGCCAATCTTGTAA
- a CDS encoding LemA family protein — MVAMMICLRIKTGMLFGQHTEESELTGELQLGIWIVLGLVLVAVIAAIAVYNGLIGKKNQVENAEASIDVMLKKRFDLIPNMVESVKAYMAHESSLLQELTALRTQVQHDGLAGEKKISLDKQMHTAMSRFNIAVENYPELKASENFVMLQRAINEAEEQISAARRAYNASVTDLNNAIEMFPSSLFASRMNLKQRELFDIPAQERQNVNVGQLFHK; from the coding sequence ATGGTCGCTATGATGATCTGTCTGAGAATAAAGACAGGGATGCTGTTTGGGCAGCATACTGAAGAATCTGAACTGACAGGAGAACTTCAATTGGGAATCTGGATCGTACTGGGCCTTGTGCTTGTCGCTGTTATCGCAGCGATTGCTGTTTACAACGGCCTTATTGGTAAGAAAAATCAGGTAGAAAATGCTGAAGCATCAATTGATGTGATGCTGAAAAAGCGTTTTGATCTCATCCCGAATATGGTGGAGAGCGTGAAAGCTTATATGGCGCATGAATCTTCATTACTTCAGGAATTAACAGCGCTCCGGACTCAGGTACAACACGACGGTTTGGCCGGCGAAAAGAAAATTTCACTGGATAAGCAAATGCACACGGCCATGTCCCGTTTCAATATTGCGGTTGAAAATTATCCGGAACTGAAAGCCAGTGAAAACTTTGTGATGTTACAGCGCGCCATCAATGAAGCAGAAGAGCAAATTTCAGCCGCGCGTCGCGCTTACAATGCTTCGGTCACTGATTTGAATAACGCGATTGAAATGTTTCCTTCCAGTCTATTTGCCAGCCGAATGAACTTGAAACAGCGTGAGTTGTTCGACATTCCGGCGCAGGAAAGACAAAACGTCAATGTTGGCCAACTGTTCCACAAATAA
- a CDS encoding DUF3137 domain-containing protein — MKRCYHSIVPVCMSLLVALFLTFTGRSEAWLIFCFPGLVSLVMYYYVSLKWKAYRDAYKTQVVGKLLKTFNDSFEYSPSERISPEKYKASGLYRHHYHRYHGEDYVRGVVGKTAIEFSELHTQYKTTSRDSKGRTRTTWHTIFKGVFFIADANKHFQGKTYITPDNEGFWSAVGKSLTNLLGGSVFGDRVAMEDPEFERHFEVYSDDQVEARYLISTSLMQRLVAFRQQANTSVALSFVGDSLHIGIPARKAYFEPKMFQSAVNFDAVKDIYQDLDFMTGIVEDLALNTRIWTKA; from the coding sequence GTGAAACGTTGCTACCATTCAATTGTACCTGTTTGTATGAGCTTATTGGTCGCCTTGTTCTTGACGTTTACCGGAAGAAGTGAAGCGTGGTTGATCTTCTGTTTTCCCGGGCTTGTGTCACTCGTGATGTATTACTATGTTTCCCTGAAATGGAAAGCTTACCGGGACGCTTATAAAACACAGGTGGTCGGAAAACTGCTGAAAACCTTTAACGACAGCTTTGAATATTCTCCAAGTGAGCGTATCTCCCCAGAAAAGTACAAAGCCAGTGGCTTATATCGACATCATTATCACCGCTATCATGGAGAAGATTATGTTCGGGGCGTGGTAGGAAAAACTGCAATTGAGTTTTCGGAGCTTCATACGCAGTATAAAACGACGAGCAGAGACTCTAAAGGCCGGACGCGCACGACCTGGCACACCATCTTCAAAGGGGTGTTCTTTATTGCTGATGCCAATAAACATTTTCAGGGTAAAACTTATATTACCCCTGACAATGAAGGCTTCTGGTCTGCGGTTGGAAAATCATTGACTAACCTGTTGGGGGGAAGTGTTTTTGGTGACCGTGTTGCGATGGAGGACCCTGAATTTGAGCGCCATTTTGAGGTGTACAGCGATGATCAGGTTGAAGCGCGTTATCTGATCTCAACATCTCTGATGCAGCGTTTGGTTGCTTTTCGGCAACAAGCCAATACAAGTGTAGCGTTATCTTTTGTGGGCGATAGCTTGCATATCGGGATTCCTGCGCGAAAAGCGTACTTTGAACCCAAAATGTTTCAGTCAGCGGTTAATTTTGATGCTGTAAAAGATATTTATCAGGACTTGGATTTTATGACTGGGATCGTCGAAGATTTGGCGCTGAATACCCGTATCTGGACCAAAGCCTAA
- a CDS encoding acetate uptake transporter produces MSTNFANPAPLGLMGFGMTTILLNIHNAGFFPLDSMILAMGIFYGGLAQVLVGLMCFKRGDTFGTTSFTSYGLFWLTLVGLIVMPEMGLPASPAKFMAWYLLLWGVFTAFLFIGSLNYPRAKQFVFASLTVLFFLLAARDFTGSELIGTIAGFEGIICGASAIYFAMAQVLNHEFGRTVLPIGERKVADVEPLKAAA; encoded by the coding sequence ATGTCTACGAATTTTGCAAATCCGGCGCCGCTGGGACTGATGGGCTTCGGGATGACCACAATCCTGCTGAATATTCACAACGCAGGCTTTTTTCCGCTGGATTCTATGATCCTGGCGATGGGTATCTTTTACGGGGGTCTGGCACAGGTTCTGGTGGGCTTGATGTGCTTTAAGCGCGGCGACACATTTGGTACGACGTCTTTCACGTCTTACGGTCTGTTCTGGCTGACGCTGGTGGGGCTGATTGTGATGCCTGAAATGGGGCTGCCTGCTTCCCCGGCGAAATTTATGGCCTGGTATCTGCTGCTGTGGGGGGTATTTACAGCTTTCCTGTTTATTGGCTCTCTGAACTACCCACGCGCGAAACAGTTTGTTTTTGCTTCACTGACAGTGCTGTTCTTCCTGCTGGCTGCACGTGACTTTACGGGGAGTGAACTGATTGGCACGATTGCTGGTTTTGAAGGCATCATCTGTGGTGCAAGTGCAATTTACTTCGCCATGGCTCAAGTGCTGAATCATGAGTTTGGCCGTACTGTACTGCCGATTGGCGAGCGTAAAGTCGCTGACGTAGAGCCGTTAAAAGCGGCTGCATAA
- a CDS encoding fumarate hydratase, with amino-acid sequence MTVIRKEDVISSVADALQYISYYHPLDFVQALEKAYHKEQSQAAKDAMAQILINSRMSAEGHRPICQDTGIVTCFVKIGMNVQWDSDLTVQEMIDEGVRQAYNNPVNPLRASVVADPAGKRINTKDNAPAVVHIDMVPGNQVEIQLAAKGGGSENKTKMVMLNPSDDIAEWVEKTVPLMGAGWCPPGMLGIGIGGTAEKAAVLAKESLMEPVDIQELQARGPQNAEEELRLDIFNRVNKLGIGAQGLGGLTTVLDVKIKTAPTHAASKPVCLIPNCAATRHVHFTLDGNGPAELTPPKLEDWPEVTWEVGQNTRRVNLDNITKAEIQEWKSGETVLLSGKILTGRDAAHKRIQEMLKNGQGLPEGVDFTNRFIYYVGPVDAVGEEVVGPAGPTTSTRMDKFTDMMLADTGLIGMIGKAERGPVAIESIKNHKAVYLMAVGGAAYLVAKAIKKSRVVAFEDLGMEAIYEFEVQDMPVTVAVDSDGVNAHQTGPDIWKVKIAEMDA; translated from the coding sequence ATGACCGTCATCCGTAAAGAAGATGTGATTAGCAGTGTGGCCGATGCGCTGCAATACATTTCCTACTACCACCCGCTGGATTTTGTACAGGCGCTGGAAAAGGCTTACCACAAAGAGCAGAGCCAGGCTGCGAAAGATGCTATGGCGCAGATTCTGATTAACTCCCGTATGTCTGCGGAAGGTCATCGTCCGATTTGTCAGGACACCGGCATCGTGACCTGTTTCGTGAAAATCGGGATGAATGTCCAGTGGGACAGCGACCTGACTGTTCAGGAAATGATCGATGAGGGCGTGCGTCAGGCCTATAACAACCCGGTCAACCCACTGCGTGCTTCTGTGGTGGCAGATCCTGCCGGTAAACGCATCAACACGAAAGATAACGCACCTGCTGTGGTTCATATTGATATGGTGCCGGGCAATCAGGTGGAAATTCAGTTGGCGGCCAAGGGTGGCGGTTCTGAAAACAAAACCAAAATGGTCATGCTCAATCCATCGGACGATATTGCTGAATGGGTAGAGAAGACAGTGCCGCTGATGGGTGCTGGCTGGTGTCCGCCGGGTATGCTGGGTATCGGCATTGGTGGTACGGCTGAAAAAGCTGCGGTACTGGCAAAAGAGTCGCTGATGGAGCCGGTTGATATTCAGGAGCTTCAGGCGCGTGGTCCGCAGAATGCGGAAGAAGAACTGCGTCTGGATATTTTTAATCGTGTCAACAAGCTGGGTATTGGGGCGCAGGGCCTGGGCGGCCTGACCACAGTGTTGGATGTCAAAATTAAAACGGCACCGACCCATGCAGCCTCAAAACCTGTGTGTCTGATCCCGAACTGTGCGGCAACCCGCCACGTGCATTTCACACTGGATGGAAACGGCCCGGCTGAGCTGACGCCGCCGAAGCTGGAAGACTGGCCGGAAGTGACCTGGGAAGTGGGCCAGAATACACGTCGCGTGAACCTGGATAACATCACCAAAGCAGAAATTCAGGAATGGAAATCCGGTGAGACAGTACTGCTGTCCGGTAAGATTCTGACTGGCCGTGATGCGGCGCACAAACGAATTCAGGAAATGCTGAAAAACGGTCAAGGTCTGCCGGAAGGGGTCGACTTTACCAATCGCTTTATTTACTACGTCGGCCCGGTGGATGCTGTGGGTGAGGAAGTCGTTGGACCTGCTGGCCCGACAACCTCCACGCGGATGGATAAATTCACCGATATGATGCTGGCAGACACCGGCCTGATTGGCATGATTGGTAAAGCTGAGCGTGGTCCGGTTGCAATCGAATCGATCAAAAACCATAAAGCAGTTTACCTGATGGCTGTGGGTGGTGCGGCGTATCTGGTGGCGAAAGCGATCAAGAAATCACGCGTTGTGGCATTTGAAGATCTGGGCATGGAAGCAATCTACGAATTCGAAGTTCAGGATATGCCTGTGACGGTCGCCGTAGATTCAGATGGCGTGAATGCGCATCAGACGGGTCCGGATATCTGGAAAGTCAAAATTGCTGAAATGGATGCCTGA
- a CDS encoding L-serine ammonia-lyase, which produces MISIFDIFKIGVGPSSSHTVGPMKAGKEFVDDLREMGKINDVTKITVDVYGSLSLTGKGHHTDIAIIMGLAGNSPETVDIDSIPGFIASVGETERLPIAGNIHTVDFPRDGGMNFHNTNLSLHENGMSIHAWTGDETVYSKTYYSIGGGFIVDEENFGKDEESEVKVPYYFTSAQELVQHCKEQGRSISSVVMANQRAMHSEEEIKDYFSRIWKTMQDCMDRGMNEEGILPGPLRVPRRAAALRQQLITSERTNNDPMTVVDWVNMYAFAVNEENAAGGRVVTAPTNGACGIIPAVLAYYDKFIQPVGEKEYLRYFAASGAIGGLYKRNASISGAEVGCQGEVGVACSMAAAGLAELMGASPEQVCMAAEIAMEHNLGLTCDPVAGQVQVPCIERNGIAAVKSINASRMALRRASEPRVSLDKVIETMLETGKDMNAKYRETSQGGLAIKVIC; this is translated from the coding sequence ATGATCAGTATTTTTGATATCTTCAAAATTGGTGTGGGTCCTTCCAGTTCACACACCGTAGGTCCGATGAAAGCAGGTAAAGAGTTTGTCGACGACCTGCGTGAGATGGGCAAAATCAACGACGTGACGAAAATCACGGTTGATGTGTATGGTTCATTGTCTCTGACTGGCAAAGGTCACCATACCGACATTGCAATCATCATGGGACTGGCAGGCAATAGCCCTGAGACTGTGGATATCGACAGCATTCCCGGCTTTATCGCCAGCGTTGGCGAAACCGAGCGTCTTCCTATTGCTGGCAACATTCACACTGTTGATTTCCCTCGCGACGGCGGGATGAATTTTCATAACACCAACCTGTCACTGCATGAAAATGGCATGAGCATTCACGCCTGGACAGGCGACGAGACAGTTTACAGCAAAACTTATTATTCTATCGGCGGTGGTTTCATCGTTGATGAAGAAAACTTCGGCAAAGATGAAGAATCTGAAGTCAAAGTTCCTTACTACTTCACCTCAGCACAAGAGCTGGTTCAGCACTGTAAAGAACAAGGCCGTTCGATCAGTTCTGTAGTGATGGCAAACCAGCGTGCAATGCACTCTGAAGAAGAGATTAAAGATTACTTCTCCCGTATCTGGAAAACCATGCAGGATTGTATGGACCGTGGGATGAACGAAGAAGGCATTCTGCCTGGCCCACTGCGCGTGCCACGCCGTGCGGCTGCACTGCGCCAGCAACTGATCACTTCAGAGCGGACGAACAACGATCCGATGACTGTGGTTGACTGGGTCAACATGTACGCTTTTGCAGTGAATGAAGAAAACGCAGCCGGTGGCCGTGTGGTAACCGCACCAACGAACGGTGCCTGCGGCATCATTCCTGCTGTTCTGGCTTACTATGACAAGTTCATCCAGCCCGTTGGCGAGAAAGAATATCTGCGCTACTTCGCAGCTTCCGGTGCTATCGGTGGCCTGTACAAGCGCAATGCTTCGATTTCTGGCGCTGAAGTGGGTTGTCAGGGTGAAGTCGGTGTTGCCTGTTCTATGGCAGCAGCTGGCCTGGCGGAGCTGATGGGCGCGAGCCCGGAGCAGGTCTGTATGGCAGCTGAAATCGCGATGGAGCACAACCTGGGTCTGACGTGTGACCCTGTTGCAGGTCAGGTACAGGTGCCTTGTATCGAGCGAAACGGTATTGCGGCAGTGAAATCGATCAACGCATCCCGAATGGCTCTACGTCGTGCTTCTGAGCCACGTGTGTCTCTGGACAAAGTGATTGAGACCATGCTGGAAACCGGTAAAGACATGAACGCCAAATACCGTGAAACGTCTCAGGGTGGTCTGGCGATTAAAGTGATCTGCTAA
- a CDS encoding efflux RND transporter periplasmic adaptor subunit: MRFTVLALCLSAVMLTGCGEKTKTVPEPASRPVKLMAVEVGESQSYRTFPAQVQAGDKAVLAFRVSGMLESVAVLDGQEVKKGQHLAQLKTDEFKLLVEQAKANYRLANVQYQRNRELLKTNVVSELDFDQSKAARNQAKAELDKQEANLRYATLLAPYNGTVSISMVNNFEYVSAKQPVMHIQSEGLLSVTFQLPQQLLSRLRAGDDRMARVIFDTLPDEEFEARLKEIDTEADTKTSSFQVTLTMEKPIGQNLLPGMAAQVRIALPHTGAGALPERAVMREAGKTYVWQVAENGAVSKVEVELNDSFRVIRGLEDGAMIATSGVTELKEGQVVREWVKERGL, encoded by the coding sequence ATGAGGTTCACTGTGTTGGCTCTGTGTTTGTCGGCTGTCATGCTGACGGGCTGCGGAGAGAAAACGAAGACCGTGCCAGAACCTGCCTCAAGGCCGGTGAAGCTGATGGCCGTTGAAGTCGGGGAAAGTCAGAGTTATCGGACATTTCCTGCACAGGTGCAAGCGGGCGACAAAGCTGTGCTGGCGTTTCGGGTTTCGGGCATGCTGGAAAGTGTGGCAGTCCTGGATGGTCAGGAAGTCAAAAAAGGACAGCATCTTGCGCAGTTGAAAACCGATGAATTCAAGTTGCTGGTTGAACAGGCAAAAGCCAATTATCGGCTGGCGAATGTCCAGTATCAACGCAATCGTGAACTGCTGAAAACGAATGTTGTGTCTGAGCTGGATTTCGACCAGTCCAAGGCTGCACGCAATCAGGCCAAAGCAGAACTGGACAAGCAGGAAGCCAATCTGAGATATGCCACGTTGCTTGCGCCCTACAATGGCACAGTGTCTATTTCGATGGTGAACAACTTCGAGTACGTTTCGGCCAAGCAGCCTGTGATGCACATTCAAAGTGAAGGTTTGCTCAGTGTGACTTTTCAGTTGCCTCAACAGCTCTTGTCACGTCTGCGTGCGGGGGACGACAGAATGGCGCGGGTTATTTTTGACACACTGCCGGATGAAGAGTTCGAAGCGCGTCTGAAAGAAATCGATACCGAAGCGGACACCAAAACTTCCAGTTTTCAGGTCACGCTGACCATGGAAAAACCCATTGGCCAGAATTTGCTGCCGGGTATGGCGGCTCAGGTCAGAATCGCACTGCCACACACAGGCGCAGGAGCACTGCCGGAACGGGCTGTGATGCGTGAAGCCGGGAAAACCTATGTGTGGCAAGTTGCAGAAAATGGCGCTGTTAGCAAGGTTGAAGTTGAACTGAATGACAGTTTCCGTGTGATTCGCGGGCTGGAAGATGGCGCAATGATTGCCACTTCTGGTGTGACTGAACTGAAAGAAGGTCAGGTTGTTCGGGAATGGGTGAAGGAGCGGGGACTGTAA
- a CDS encoding HAAAP family serine/threonine permease, which produces MQTKTASVAAAPKSRWTKQDTTWVLSLFGTAVGAGILFLPINAGMSGFWPLLAMTILVGPMTYFAHRGLSRFVLSSNKPGSDITEVVEEHFGRGAGTLITLLYFFAIYPIVLIYGVGITNTVDSFMVNQLGMASMPRWLLSIILILGMMSVMIAGEKLMLKVTQFLVYPLVAILLFMSVYLIPEWNLASVSLETVPSLGDFAITLWITIPVLVFSFNHSPIISAFSQAQARDHGENAEEKASRILARSAMMLLGFVMFFVFSCVLSLTPQDLAEAKAQNLAILSYLANKHESPFISYLGPIVAFVAIVSSFFGHYLGAREGLNGLVSKQLKSFGKQVNEKKIDKFTVVFMIATIWLVAAINPSILGMIETLGGPIIATILFLMPMYAVHKVPAMQKYKGAVSNVFVTLMGLIAISAILYGLFF; this is translated from the coding sequence ATGCAAACAAAAACTGCATCTGTTGCAGCGGCTCCCAAAAGCCGCTGGACGAAGCAGGATACCACCTGGGTGCTCTCGCTGTTTGGTACAGCGGTTGGTGCCGGTATCCTGTTCCTGCCCATTAACGCAGGTATGAGTGGTTTCTGGCCCCTGCTGGCCATGACTATTCTGGTTGGCCCAATGACCTATTTTGCACACCGTGGCCTGTCCCGCTTCGTCCTGTCTTCCAACAAGCCAGGCAGTGATATTACCGAAGTGGTTGAAGAACATTTTGGCCGCGGCGCCGGTACATTAATCACCCTGCTCTACTTTTTTGCAATTTACCCGATCGTGCTGATTTACGGCGTTGGCATTACCAACACGGTTGACTCTTTCATGGTGAACCAACTGGGTATGGCATCTATGCCACGCTGGCTGCTGTCTATCATCCTGATTCTGGGCATGATGTCTGTGATGATCGCAGGCGAAAAACTGATGCTGAAAGTCACTCAGTTCCTGGTTTACCCGCTGGTTGCGATTCTGCTGTTCATGTCGGTGTACCTGATCCCTGAATGGAACCTGGCTTCCGTCAGCCTGGAGACAGTCCCTTCACTGGGAGACTTTGCCATCACGCTGTGGATCACCATTCCGGTACTGGTGTTCTCGTTCAACCACAGCCCGATTATTTCTGCATTCTCTCAGGCACAAGCACGTGACCATGGTGAAAACGCAGAAGAAAAAGCGTCCCGTATTCTGGCACGCTCAGCGATGATGCTGCTGGGTTTCGTGATGTTCTTCGTCTTCTCTTGTGTGCTCAGCCTGACCCCACAGGATCTGGCTGAAGCGAAAGCACAAAATCTGGCAATTCTGTCTTATCTGGCGAACAAGCATGAAAGTCCGTTCATTTCTTATCTGGGCCCAATCGTTGCTTTTGTTGCCATCGTGTCTTCCTTCTTCGGTCATTACCTGGGCGCTCGTGAAGGTTTGAATGGCTTGGTTTCTAAACAATTAAAGTCGTTTGGTAAGCAAGTTAACGAAAAGAAGATTGACAAATTTACTGTTGTCTTCATGATTGCAACTATCTGGTTGGTCGCGGCGATTAATCCTAGCATCCTGGGAATGATTGAAACTTTAGGCGGCCCGATTATTGCGACCATCTTGTTCCTGATGCCAATGTATGCAGTCCATAAAGTGCCTGCAATGCAGAAGTACAAAGGCGCAGTAAGCAACGTATTTGTCACACTCATGGGTCTGATTGCGATTTCAGCCATTCTGTACGGCTTGTTCTTCTAA
- a CDS encoding efflux RND transporter periplasmic adaptor subunit, whose translation MKKTLFRCSACALAVLLAGCSQEAQHEAKTPLPVAVFQVAMAESSPILSFPAVAAAADKSELSFRLAGEVVNVRVKPGEFVKEGQLLAQLDPTDYQLEVNDAQAKFNVADSQYRRSAKLVEQGFLAQSQFDELAAQRQIALARLNLAKLRLSFTQLHAPFSGVISRVSVEQFENVQVGETVMNIHSAKAVDILIQAPDMIYSRSTARQVQDKHPGTRIILNDGQEYTAYLKEYTTEPDPELGSFKVTLTMPMPEDEFILDGTAVEVKVDAQKVQVYRADEVVIPLEAVFNEDGDEIDPASKFVWVVQSDNTVTKRQVVTDKVVPSGVRLVSGVKEGELIVIAGVNRLREGQSVKIVEQEASGS comes from the coding sequence ATGAAAAAGACTCTTTTTCGTTGTTCTGCCTGTGCATTGGCCGTGCTTCTGGCGGGATGCAGTCAGGAAGCGCAACATGAAGCGAAAACCCCCTTACCGGTTGCCGTTTTTCAGGTTGCGATGGCTGAAAGTTCGCCCATTCTGTCTTTTCCGGCAGTTGCCGCAGCGGCAGATAAATCTGAACTTTCTTTTCGCCTTGCCGGTGAAGTGGTGAATGTGCGTGTCAAACCAGGTGAGTTTGTGAAGGAAGGGCAATTACTGGCACAGCTGGATCCAACGGATTATCAGCTGGAAGTGAATGATGCTCAGGCCAAATTTAATGTCGCAGACAGTCAGTACCGCCGTTCTGCAAAGCTGGTTGAACAGGGATTTCTTGCGCAGTCTCAGTTCGATGAATTAGCCGCACAACGCCAGATCGCACTGGCCAGGCTGAATCTGGCCAAGTTACGTTTGTCCTTTACTCAGCTTCATGCCCCTTTTAGTGGTGTGATTTCCCGGGTTTCCGTCGAGCAGTTTGAGAATGTTCAGGTTGGGGAAACGGTGATGAATATTCACAGTGCCAAGGCCGTTGATATTCTGATTCAGGCACCGGACATGATTTATTCCAGAAGTACCGCCAGACAGGTTCAGGATAAGCATCCGGGGACTCGCATCATCCTGAATGATGGGCAGGAATATACAGCTTATCTGAAAGAGTACACCACAGAGCCGGACCCGGAACTGGGATCATTCAAGGTCACTCTGACAATGCCGATGCCGGAGGATGAGTTCATTCTGGACGGGACAGCGGTTGAAGTGAAAGTGGATGCTCAGAAAGTTCAGGTCTATCGCGCCGATGAAGTTGTGATTCCGCTCGAAGCCGTGTTTAACGAAGACGGTGATGAAATCGATCCGGCCAGTAAGTTTGTCTGGGTGGTTCAGTCGGACAACACGGTAACCAAGCGTCAGGTGGTCACGGACAAGGTCGTGCCCAGCGGGGTTCGTCTGGTCTCGGGTGTCAAAGAAGGTGAATTGATTGTGATTGCAGGTGTGAACCGCCTCCGTGAAGGGCAGTCAGTGAAAATTGTCGAGCAGGAGGCATCCGGTTCATGA
- a CDS encoding CoA pyrophosphatase, which yields MLAQHHLLSRFLLAQPGQYDRSHHRRIKQLLPDSSRFKPAAVMIPLVARHDGYHVILTQRARHLKHHPGQVAFPGGRYETQDGELMYTAIRETQEETGILCERKDVLGQLPTLPTLSGYLVTPFLATVTPAYRPVIDPNEVDSLFEVPLAFLLDPRNMRTQQFIFRGKSHTIYAIPYRDYSIWGATAQIVKALSHQIWIEGSQ from the coding sequence ATGCTTGCACAGCATCATCTGCTCAGTCGTTTTTTGCTGGCCCAACCGGGTCAGTATGATCGAAGCCACCACCGACGTATTAAACAACTGTTACCCGACAGCAGTCGTTTCAAACCCGCAGCAGTGATGATCCCGCTTGTGGCACGTCATGACGGCTATCATGTCATTCTGACCCAGCGCGCACGCCATCTGAAACACCATCCCGGACAGGTTGCTTTCCCGGGCGGCCGTTACGAAACACAAGATGGTGAGCTCATGTACACCGCCATTCGGGAAACTCAGGAAGAAACCGGTATTCTGTGCGAAAGAAAAGACGTCCTCGGTCAGTTACCGACCCTGCCGACCTTAAGTGGTTATCTGGTCACGCCTTTCTTAGCAACAGTCACACCGGCATACAGGCCTGTGATTGACCCCAACGAAGTCGACAGTCTCTTTGAAGTGCCGCTCGCTTTCCTGCTCGATCCCCGCAACATGCGGACACAACAGTTCATTTTCCGTGGTAAATCGCACACGATCTATGCTATCCCATATCGGGATTACTCCATCTGGGGGGCCACGGCACAGATCGTCAAAGCTTTGTCACATCAAATATGGATTGAAGGGTCTCAATAA